A genome region from Thermococcus gorgonarius includes the following:
- a CDS encoding universal stress protein: MRILVLIDGSKWSQKAALQAFSIAKRKKAKVILYSVLDRREARAIAVQLSMRRGNIEELQKFEETAWKEMKKSIHEITTGLLSVARDEGVNCSIKIREGNAKEEILREANSGDYSLVVMGAFGKSGKTRIGSLLEEVIGKIKPPVIVVR; the protein is encoded by the coding sequence ATGAGAATACTGGTCTTGATAGACGGCTCGAAGTGGAGCCAGAAAGCCGCCCTTCAGGCTTTCTCAATAGCGAAGAGGAAGAAGGCAAAGGTAATCCTCTACTCCGTCCTCGACAGAAGGGAAGCTAGAGCAATAGCGGTTCAGCTCAGCATGAGGAGGGGCAATATAGAGGAGCTTCAAAAGTTTGAGGAGACTGCGTGGAAGGAAATGAAGAAGAGCATCCACGAGATAACCACTGGATTGCTCAGCGTGGCAAGGGACGAGGGCGTAAACTGCTCCATAAAGATACGGGAAGGAAACGCAAAGGAAGAGATACTGAGAGAGGCCAACAGTGGAGACTACAGTCTAGTCGTGATGGGAGCCTTCGGAAAGAGTGGAAAGACGAGAATAGGCTCCCTGCTGGAAGAGGTCATAGGAAAGATAAAGCCACCGGTTATAGTAGTTCGCTAA
- a CDS encoding DUF257 family protein has product MNGTLLEFFQKLKFGETVLIEYDPRSYPELFFGLIVKYAEESGLDTLVDDVLDTYPQFATKLRLMGVDLPEARVIKIGGGRFTEGTVVGKLEVDKYSAPLGHYSRVRDMAIGGTGNHINPVVGIHKLAYVLNQRETLSLLTSLSSFVGDQSRIALYLVNKTVLDHLNPGFLREFEEIATTLAMLDLEGENLSLQVIKAANPELMRKKYSMGVMDIIDWLRD; this is encoded by the coding sequence ATGAACGGAACACTCCTCGAATTCTTTCAGAAGTTGAAGTTCGGGGAGACTGTTCTCATAGAGTACGATCCCCGCTCCTATCCGGAACTCTTCTTCGGCCTCATTGTAAAATACGCAGAAGAGAGTGGCCTCGATACCCTTGTAGACGATGTCTTAGACACTTACCCCCAGTTTGCCACGAAGTTAAGGCTTATGGGCGTGGACCTTCCAGAGGCAAGGGTTATCAAGATAGGCGGTGGCAGGTTCACCGAGGGGACCGTCGTTGGAAAACTGGAGGTGGACAAATATTCAGCTCCCCTCGGTCACTACTCCCGTGTAAGGGACATGGCGATAGGGGGAACTGGCAACCACATAAATCCTGTAGTCGGAATTCACAAGCTCGCCTATGTCCTTAATCAGAGGGAAACCCTGTCCCTACTAACATCGCTCTCCTCATTCGTGGGAGATCAGTCAAGGATAGCCCTTTATCTGGTTAACAAAACCGTCCTAGACCACCTCAACCCGGGCTTCTTGAGGGAGTTCGAGGAGATCGCCACCACACTGGCCATGCTGGATCTTGAAGGAGAGAACCTGTCACTCCAAGTCATAAAGGCAGCCAATCCAGAGCTGATGAGGAAGAAGTACTCGATGGGTGTTATGGACATCATTGATTGGCTCAGGGACTAA
- the arcS gene encoding archaeosine synthase subunit alpha yields MEILKHEGPGRIGLVRIGDYSFRTPALAGIDFTLSPFNSFFHPDGLGDYDFNLAPSIPLGFYTPGEVIEKAIGRLWSVNYEGFNAFYLPALRRTEYLGEFFKIIERYGFEAVYLGNSKILIKEYRYFVKILRELRERFPNVMIIADLEPFFYPLAVYLGVDAFDTRSLKLYDFEGKGFTQFSPFLWGKEPNSLDFARETILLVRKALEEGKLRYLVENFFHTQYHAGILRIADLEHADYLEKYTPIQKETVYFISDASIRRPEVKRWHSRVIERFVPPKNTELVLLFPCSAKKPYSFSRSHTLYRKAMKEALGSGISKVHELILTSPFGVVPREWEWLAKYDIVVTGHWGEEEIKPAAELLAKTLEKYPKDVPIIAHLDEAYVEIARLASEMTGREIIFTEVKNGTTSRESLDSLTETLKEFQLEGTKEDRTYRYFENIRKVFDFYFGAGAGEAVLPENGQVKGSKMLRLFVDNQQTGTFREGVISVTPFGMQRIYDKLRAYWVKIDFDLRGDVFAVGVNEADERIRPDDIVGVVRDEKVVGVGKAVLAGEEMVKAKKGVAVKVRKRA; encoded by the coding sequence ATGGAGATCCTTAAACACGAAGGCCCGGGAAGGATTGGGTTAGTTCGCATAGGGGATTATTCATTCAGAACGCCTGCCTTGGCAGGGATAGACTTCACTCTCTCCCCCTTCAACTCCTTCTTCCACCCTGACGGGCTCGGTGACTATGACTTCAACCTGGCTCCGTCAATACCCCTCGGCTTCTACACGCCCGGGGAGGTCATTGAAAAGGCCATCGGCAGGCTCTGGAGCGTAAACTACGAGGGCTTCAACGCCTTCTACCTGCCAGCTTTGAGGAGAACCGAGTATTTGGGAGAGTTCTTCAAGATAATCGAGAGGTACGGCTTTGAGGCGGTTTACCTCGGCAACTCGAAGATTTTAATCAAGGAGTACCGCTACTTCGTTAAAATCCTGCGCGAGCTCCGCGAGAGGTTCCCCAACGTCATGATAATAGCCGATTTGGAACCCTTCTTCTATCCTCTGGCCGTTTACCTTGGAGTTGATGCATTCGATACGCGCTCGCTAAAGCTCTACGACTTTGAGGGCAAAGGCTTCACCCAGTTCAGCCCCTTCCTCTGGGGCAAAGAGCCGAACTCCCTCGACTTCGCGAGGGAAACCATTCTACTCGTTAGAAAAGCCCTCGAAGAGGGAAAGCTCCGCTACCTTGTTGAGAACTTCTTCCACACCCAGTATCACGCGGGAATCCTCCGCATAGCGGATTTGGAGCACGCAGATTACCTTGAAAAGTACACGCCGATTCAGAAGGAGACCGTCTACTTCATAAGCGACGCCTCGATAAGGAGGCCGGAAGTAAAGCGCTGGCACTCCCGCGTTATCGAGCGCTTTGTTCCACCCAAAAACACCGAGCTGGTGCTCCTCTTCCCCTGCTCAGCTAAAAAGCCCTACTCATTCTCCCGCTCCCACACCCTCTACAGGAAAGCTATGAAAGAGGCCCTCGGCTCTGGAATAAGCAAAGTCCACGAGCTTATACTAACTTCTCCCTTCGGCGTCGTTCCAAGGGAGTGGGAGTGGTTAGCTAAATACGACATAGTAGTCACCGGCCACTGGGGCGAGGAGGAGATAAAGCCGGCCGCTGAACTGCTCGCCAAGACCCTCGAAAAGTACCCGAAGGACGTGCCCATCATAGCTCACCTCGATGAGGCCTACGTGGAGATAGCCAGGCTCGCCTCGGAGATGACGGGAAGGGAAATAATCTTCACGGAAGTGAAGAACGGCACGACGAGCAGGGAGAGCCTGGACTCCCTCACCGAGACTCTGAAGGAGTTCCAGCTTGAGGGAACAAAGGAGGACAGAACCTACCGCTACTTCGAGAACATAAGGAAGGTCTTTGACTTCTACTTTGGAGCTGGTGCAGGAGAGGCAGTTCTTCCAGAAAACGGTCAGGTCAAGGGCTCGAAGATGCTCCGCCTCTTCGTTGACAACCAGCAGACAGGAACCTTCAGGGAAGGAGTTATAAGCGTCACGCCCTTCGGAATGCAGAGGATTTACGATAAGCTTAGGGCCTACTGGGTGAAGATAGACTTCGACCTCCGCGGTGACGTTTTTGCCGTCGGTGTGAACGAGGCCGATGAAAGGATAAGGCCCGACGACATAGTCGGCGTTGTGAGGGACGAGAAGGTTGTCGGCGTAGGAAAGGCCGTCCTCGCTGGAGAGGAGATGGTCAAGGCCAAGAAGGGCGTCGCGGTTAAGGTGAGGAAGAGGGCTTAA
- a CDS encoding DUF2103 domain-containing protein: MPKHFRKGVKREHHFLKRLEKPLEEIARIPGVKKVIPGRIYASDSRGFEIKVTRETQTGLKLVAKSDGSVQEVFLVVDKADRGRVWEEIEKLFGSGD, encoded by the coding sequence ATGCCCAAGCACTTCCGCAAAGGCGTCAAGAGGGAGCACCACTTTCTCAAGAGGCTTGAGAAACCGCTCGAAGAGATAGCCCGGATTCCAGGGGTCAAGAAGGTCATCCCGGGCAGGATATACGCGAGCGATTCCAGGGGCTTCGAGATAAAGGTGACGAGGGAAACCCAGACCGGCCTAAAGCTCGTCGCCAAGAGCGATGGGAGCGTTCAGGAGGTCTTTCTGGTCGTTGATAAGGCCGACAGGGGAAGGGTTTGGGAGGAAATTGAGAAGCTTTTTGGATCGGGTGATTGA
- a CDS encoding TldD/PmbA family protein: MEERLFRTAERLAERYRVEYFDIRISRAGLTSISLQNDRLEELSSNVEMGIGVRAFKGSWGFSSANDLSRAEDVIKMAMKIASLSSGSSKIYLGDPVRDDVEMLGRKKVSEVDLADKLSLVREAGSFLEGAAIKNRSVRYGDFVNEQVFINSLGSEIRTVVSRVRLSISATAHSAGEMQQYWKVFGGVGGFEIVEEVDLSHWGPFVARKAAELLKAASPPSGEFRVLMDPELTGVFIHEALGHAVEADSVKNGESILAGKLGEKIAVDGLTVVDNPTLPGKFGSYPYDDEGIKARRVEIIKDGVLREYLTDRETSAVLGLEPNGHGRAQSYAHQPLVRMSNTYVEPGDWSFDEMVEELRNGLYMIGDKGGEVDIANGTFTFGAKEGYLVENGKITKHLRDVSLSGGILDVLKSVMAIGRDVKVEFPGYCGKGQWVPVDDGGPHVLTKATVGGLK, from the coding sequence ATGGAGGAGAGGCTCTTTCGAACAGCCGAGAGGCTGGCCGAGAGGTACCGCGTTGAGTACTTTGACATAAGAATAAGCCGTGCTGGTCTAACTTCCATATCTCTTCAGAACGACCGACTTGAAGAGCTCTCGTCCAACGTTGAGATGGGCATAGGGGTCAGGGCGTTTAAAGGTTCGTGGGGGTTTTCATCGGCCAACGATCTTTCGAGGGCTGAGGACGTTATAAAGATGGCAATGAAGATAGCCAGTCTTTCAAGTGGAAGCTCCAAAATATACCTTGGCGATCCAGTAAGGGATGACGTCGAGATGCTCGGGAGGAAAAAGGTTTCGGAAGTTGATCTGGCGGATAAGCTCTCTCTCGTGAGGGAAGCGGGCTCTTTCCTTGAGGGGGCGGCCATAAAAAACCGAAGCGTGCGCTATGGCGATTTTGTTAATGAGCAGGTTTTCATCAACTCCCTTGGAAGCGAGATTCGGACTGTTGTCTCCCGTGTGAGGCTGTCAATTTCTGCAACCGCTCACTCGGCCGGGGAGATGCAGCAGTACTGGAAGGTCTTCGGAGGGGTTGGGGGTTTTGAGATAGTTGAAGAGGTCGATTTAAGCCACTGGGGGCCTTTCGTTGCCAGAAAGGCGGCGGAACTTCTAAAAGCGGCTTCGCCGCCTTCAGGGGAATTTAGGGTTCTCATGGATCCTGAACTTACGGGAGTTTTCATCCATGAGGCCTTAGGGCATGCAGTGGAGGCCGATTCAGTTAAAAACGGTGAGAGCATCTTGGCCGGAAAGCTTGGGGAAAAGATAGCCGTTGATGGATTAACGGTCGTTGATAATCCAACTTTGCCCGGAAAGTTCGGCTCTTATCCCTACGATGATGAGGGGATCAAAGCCAGGAGGGTTGAGATCATAAAGGACGGCGTTCTCAGGGAGTACCTCACCGACAGGGAAACTTCCGCCGTTTTGGGGCTTGAACCCAACGGTCACGGGAGGGCCCAAAGCTATGCCCATCAGCCTCTCGTCAGGATGAGCAACACCTACGTTGAGCCAGGGGACTGGTCCTTTGATGAGATGGTGGAAGAACTCAGGAACGGGCTCTACATGATAGGTGACAAGGGCGGGGAAGTGGACATAGCCAACGGTACCTTCACCTTTGGAGCCAAGGAGGGCTATCTGGTCGAGAACGGAAAGATAACGAAGCATCTCCGCGATGTTTCCCTCTCCGGAGGAATCCTGGACGTTCTCAAAAGTGTTATGGCCATTGGACGCGACGTTAAGGTGGAGTTCCCCGGTTACTGTGGCAAGGGTCAGTGGGTTCCTGTGGATGATGGCGGGCCTCACGTTCTCACGAAGGCAACCGTTGGGGGGTTGAAGTAG
- a CDS encoding alpha-amylase family glycosyl hydrolase codes for MRRLWVLFVLALLLPQAGATSFHVPEKSVIYQVMVDRFYDGNTSNNGPFYDPDHSNYRMYWGGDLEGLIEKLDYIKSLGITEVWVSPINDNINTLAYGSAPYHGYWPRDFKRIEEHFGTWETFRKLVEEAEKRGMCIIVDYVPNHSNPASAGEFGKLYDNGTLITDYLHDAEKAVINPYTGSREYIYHHNGGISEWFGFQLKYANLYDLADFNQHNPFVDSYLKEGAELFVKAGACGFRIDAVKHMDLGWLETFYLDLYSHSSVPLFIYGEYYNRDPSRTDDLYFFYQYSNVTSLLSIPIRDEIANTFAYGGSFESLARDLEEYYSTFVYPNKAVNFLDSHDLVRFLNMNSNKNRFHMALALTMTLPGIPVIYYGDESYLVSKDGKGDPYNRPMMVFNNTTEAARIIRTLAELRKQNDALAYGDFKTVHAEYSLWVFRRDFGNHSIIVVVNKGDDKNLSLSLDWEDGTYTDVINGINMTVKDGNAIFYAPKDSVLVFHREGVQKKPLIGSITPYSAQPGNLVALAGVSFGKTGKVIVGGKEAQVVNWSDDLVIFRVPEVETSSPWIDVYIKSNYGESNHVKLRHYRKDVIPVLVAIKGDNLQGYLWIRGNTPELAEPRPLIKSSTGYYFTVVPLPKGVPFEVEILDGLPWERLTSTGKVYHGVANWTAVLEPGPLPRPTTTTTSATTAPDTTSSSSSPSSSSGSSTTTTGQKGGICGPSSVLLIALLPLLKRRG; via the coding sequence TTGAGAAGGCTGTGGGTTCTATTCGTCCTAGCGCTCCTGCTCCCCCAGGCGGGAGCGACGAGCTTTCACGTTCCGGAGAAGAGCGTCATCTACCAGGTGATGGTCGACAGGTTCTACGATGGGAACACGAGCAACAACGGGCCGTTTTACGATCCAGACCATTCCAATTACAGGATGTACTGGGGCGGCGACCTGGAAGGGCTCATCGAAAAGCTCGACTACATAAAGAGCCTCGGTATAACTGAAGTATGGGTATCCCCAATCAACGACAACATCAACACCCTAGCTTACGGCTCGGCCCCCTATCACGGCTACTGGCCCAGGGACTTCAAGAGAATAGAGGAGCACTTCGGAACATGGGAGACGTTCAGAAAGCTCGTTGAAGAGGCAGAGAAGAGGGGGATGTGCATAATAGTTGACTACGTCCCGAACCATTCAAATCCGGCCAGTGCGGGCGAGTTTGGAAAGCTTTACGACAATGGAACTCTAATTACCGACTACCTCCACGACGCAGAGAAGGCCGTTATAAACCCCTACACCGGGAGCAGAGAGTACATCTACCATCACAACGGAGGTATAAGCGAGTGGTTTGGGTTTCAGCTTAAATATGCCAACCTCTACGACCTGGCGGATTTCAACCAGCACAACCCATTCGTGGACAGCTACCTGAAGGAAGGGGCGGAACTCTTCGTCAAGGCAGGCGCCTGTGGCTTCAGGATTGACGCCGTAAAGCACATGGATCTGGGCTGGCTAGAAACCTTCTACCTCGACCTCTACTCTCACTCCAGCGTTCCGCTCTTCATCTACGGGGAATACTACAACAGGGATCCAAGCAGAACCGACGACCTCTACTTCTTCTACCAGTACTCGAACGTTACTTCACTCCTCAGCATTCCGATAAGGGATGAAATAGCAAACACGTTCGCCTACGGTGGAAGCTTCGAAAGCCTGGCCAGGGACCTGGAAGAGTACTACTCAACCTTCGTCTATCCAAACAAGGCCGTAAACTTCCTCGACAGCCACGACCTTGTCAGGTTTCTCAACATGAATTCAAACAAAAACCGCTTCCACATGGCCCTGGCACTAACTATGACCCTTCCGGGGATCCCTGTCATTTACTACGGCGACGAGAGCTATCTCGTCAGCAAGGACGGCAAAGGCGACCCCTACAACAGACCCATGATGGTCTTCAACAACACAACAGAGGCCGCCAGGATAATAAGAACCCTGGCAGAGCTCAGGAAGCAGAACGATGCCCTCGCCTATGGGGACTTCAAGACCGTTCACGCGGAGTACTCCCTGTGGGTCTTCAGGAGGGACTTCGGGAACCATAGCATCATAGTTGTGGTCAACAAAGGAGATGACAAAAACCTAAGCCTATCGCTTGACTGGGAAGATGGAACCTACACGGACGTGATAAACGGAATAAACATGACTGTAAAAGATGGAAACGCCATCTTTTACGCTCCCAAAGACAGCGTTCTCGTGTTCCACAGGGAAGGCGTTCAGAAAAAGCCACTAATAGGCTCAATAACACCCTACTCAGCCCAGCCCGGAAACCTGGTGGCGCTGGCAGGGGTATCCTTTGGAAAGACTGGCAAGGTAATAGTGGGTGGAAAGGAGGCACAGGTCGTCAACTGGAGCGATGACCTGGTAATCTTCAGGGTTCCCGAAGTGGAAACAAGCTCCCCCTGGATTGACGTTTACATAAAGAGCAACTACGGAGAGAGCAACCACGTGAAACTCCGCCATTATAGAAAAGACGTTATACCCGTCCTGGTGGCCATAAAAGGAGACAATCTCCAGGGATACCTGTGGATAAGGGGCAACACCCCAGAGCTTGCCGAACCCAGGCCTCTAATAAAGTCCTCAACTGGCTACTACTTCACGGTTGTTCCATTACCCAAAGGTGTTCCATTCGAGGTCGAGATCTTAGACGGCCTCCCGTGGGAAAGGCTGACATCTACCGGAAAAGTTTACCACGGGGTGGCCAACTGGACAGCTGTGCTTGAGCCAGGACCGCTTCCAAGGCCAACAACCACTACCACATCGGCAACAACTGCCCCCGATACGACCAGCAGTTCCAGCAGCCCAAGCTCAAGTTCGGGTTCAAGCACCACTACCACCGGCCAGAAGGGCGGAATCTGCGGCCCGAGCTCGGTTCTTCTTATAGCCCTTCTGCCCCTCCTCAAGAGGAGGGGTTAG
- a CDS encoding TldD/PmbA family protein produces the protein MLPDYIEKLVRILEREDVEWEIYWERGRSGSFSIERETLERAQRKFFSGIGLRIGLEGKVGFSYVSGLNHTNDTLENLVKRAIKLAKVGNVPFSGFPSPEKVEKVSDIYDPKIEEIPFEEAYELAEHFSSIMAEKKAELGSSYTFSGSLSMGFVHYGVLNSNGVELMEKSTGFSMSSYVVKKELKSGSGYYGQSYRSLKGWEERYSILEKALSLAEDSYNAELGKSYGGEVFLEPSAFLSVLSIFLENLRGDNVYHGRSRFSKPGEEVVSDILSIFDDSTVPGGVGSYSFDGEGSPGQRTPLVEKGILRGFVLDYTFASLMGYHSTGNAVRDFRTAPQIGFSNVVVEPGDYSEGEFEGVIISRVFGEHTANPASGDFSLTVELGYRVEDGEKIPIKGNMFVGNVFEVLKKAEAVGKRRERIGPAYVPGLVTSGKVV, from the coding sequence GTGCTTCCCGATTACATTGAAAAGCTGGTCAGGATCCTGGAACGGGAAGACGTTGAGTGGGAAATCTACTGGGAGAGGGGAAGAAGTGGTTCGTTTAGCATAGAGCGTGAAACCCTGGAGAGGGCCCAAAGAAAGTTCTTTTCCGGGATAGGACTCAGGATCGGGCTGGAAGGTAAGGTTGGTTTCTCATACGTGTCCGGCCTTAACCACACCAACGACACCCTCGAAAACCTTGTTAAAAGGGCCATAAAGCTTGCAAAGGTTGGAAACGTTCCGTTCAGTGGATTTCCATCTCCAGAAAAAGTTGAAAAAGTTAGCGACATCTACGACCCTAAAATTGAGGAAATTCCCTTTGAAGAAGCTTACGAGCTTGCTGAACACTTTTCTTCTATTATGGCTGAGAAGAAAGCCGAACTTGGCAGCTCCTACACCTTTTCGGGTTCCCTGAGCATGGGCTTTGTGCACTACGGCGTCCTGAACTCCAATGGGGTTGAACTGATGGAGAAGAGCACGGGCTTCAGCATGTCCTCCTACGTCGTCAAGAAGGAGTTGAAGAGCGGAAGCGGCTACTACGGGCAGAGCTATCGCAGTCTGAAGGGCTGGGAAGAGAGGTACAGCATCTTGGAGAAGGCGTTGTCCCTTGCGGAAGATAGCTACAACGCCGAACTGGGAAAATCCTATGGGGGAGAAGTTTTCTTAGAACCGAGTGCTTTCCTCTCGGTTCTCTCCATCTTCCTTGAAAACCTTAGGGGGGATAACGTCTACCACGGCCGCTCCAGGTTCTCTAAACCCGGAGAGGAAGTTGTCTCGGATATCCTTTCGATTTTCGATGACTCGACGGTTCCGGGGGGCGTTGGGAGTTACTCCTTTGATGGGGAAGGCAGCCCCGGTCAGAGAACACCTCTGGTTGAGAAAGGCATTTTGAGGGGCTTCGTTCTCGATTACACCTTCGCTTCCCTGATGGGATACCACAGCACGGGAAACGCTGTTCGGGACTTTAGAACGGCACCTCAAATAGGGTTCAGCAACGTGGTTGTCGAACCTGGCGACTACAGCGAAGGGGAGTTTGAGGGGGTTATAATTTCAAGGGTCTTTGGTGAACACACCGCCAATCCAGCAAGCGGGGACTTCTCCCTCACGGTTGAACTGGGCTACCGGGTTGAAGACGGGGAAAAGATACCCATAAAGGGCAACATGTTCGTTGGGAACGTCTTTGAAGTCCTGAAAAAAGCGGAAGCAGTTGGAAAAAGACGGGAGAGGATCGGCCCGGCCTACGTTCCCGGGCTTGTTACCTCCGGTAAGGTAGTTTAG
- a CDS encoding ArsB/NhaD family transporter, with product MTVSGQELFALIVFIGAYAAIMSEKIHRTVAAMVGASLVLIAKTVPWEKLPEYLDLDTILLLAGMMVIVNIARESGLFEYIAIKTAKLSKGSPMKVLLLFAVVTAVVSAFLDNVTTVLLLTPMLLYITRQMEINPVPFLLAEIFASNIGGTATLIGDPPNIMIASAAGLSFNDFLVNMAPIAILDLFITIGIIYIAYRSAMNVHKDRAEKIKLSIMSLNEDDAIRDRGLFKKSLTIIGLVVLGFFFHDKLGVEPAVIALTGASVLLLWSRASPEEALEKVEWTTLFFFGGLFIIVGALVETGTIAQVANWMMGHIHSEGEAIAIITWFSAVSSAVVDNIPFTATMIPIIKAMSGTLNVYPLWWALSLGACLGGNGTAIGASANVVVIGMAHREGIRITFGDFLKMGMTIMTITVAVGMGIIWLRYVGL from the coding sequence ATGACAGTGAGCGGGCAGGAGCTTTTTGCACTCATAGTCTTCATAGGAGCGTACGCAGCGATAATGTCAGAAAAGATCCACAGAACGGTAGCCGCTATGGTGGGAGCCTCTCTAGTCCTGATTGCCAAAACGGTCCCGTGGGAAAAACTCCCCGAGTACCTCGACCTCGACACGATACTTCTCCTGGCGGGGATGATGGTAATCGTGAACATAGCCCGGGAAAGCGGTCTCTTTGAGTACATAGCAATAAAGACGGCAAAGCTCTCGAAGGGTAGCCCCATGAAAGTTCTCCTGCTTTTCGCGGTCGTTACAGCAGTTGTAAGTGCTTTTCTCGACAACGTTACCACCGTTCTCCTCCTGACCCCCATGCTTCTCTACATAACCAGGCAGATGGAGATAAACCCGGTGCCGTTTTTACTAGCTGAAATCTTCGCATCAAACATCGGCGGAACGGCCACACTCATTGGAGACCCCCCGAACATTATGATAGCCTCTGCCGCGGGGTTGAGCTTTAACGACTTCCTAGTCAACATGGCCCCGATAGCTATCCTCGACCTCTTCATCACCATAGGGATTATTTACATAGCCTACAGAAGTGCCATGAACGTCCACAAGGATCGTGCGGAGAAGATAAAACTGAGCATAATGAGCCTCAACGAAGACGACGCAATAAGGGACAGAGGCCTGTTCAAAAAGTCCCTGACAATAATAGGACTGGTAGTTCTCGGGTTCTTTTTCCACGACAAACTTGGGGTCGAGCCGGCTGTGATAGCCCTCACAGGCGCTTCAGTACTGCTCCTCTGGAGCAGGGCATCACCGGAGGAAGCACTGGAGAAGGTCGAATGGACAACGCTCTTTTTCTTCGGGGGGCTGTTCATCATAGTTGGCGCACTGGTGGAGACAGGGACAATAGCCCAGGTGGCCAACTGGATGATGGGACACATACACAGCGAAGGTGAAGCCATAGCAATAATAACCTGGTTCTCGGCAGTATCAAGCGCCGTTGTGGATAACATACCCTTTACCGCCACAATGATACCGATAATAAAAGCTATGAGCGGAACTCTCAACGTCTATCCCCTTTGGTGGGCCCTCTCTCTGGGAGCGTGCCTGGGAGGAAACGGCACAGCGATAGGGGCAAGTGCCAACGTCGTCGTCATAGGAATGGCCCACAGGGAGGGAATAAGAATAACCTTCGGGGATTTCCTCAAGATGGGAATGACAATCATGACAATTACCGTCGCCGTGGGAATGGGAATAATATGGCTGAGGTACGTTGGACTGTGA